A genomic region of Zea mays cultivar B73 chromosome 6, Zm-B73-REFERENCE-NAM-5.0, whole genome shotgun sequence contains the following coding sequences:
- the LOC109939303 gene encoding uncharacterized protein, whose protein sequence is MPIYANARIGITSEDLKNTIEKTLGGGGVALSSPRLVIPTVIFGLSALIDHFKNSFFSFEVLPRMMGFLAYKVAALVQVYRDNEDLRLILHEEEDADREST, encoded by the exons ATGCCTATTTACGCAAATGCTAGAATTGGCATTACAAGTGAAGATTTAAAGAATACAATAGAGAAGACATTGGGTGGTGGAGGAGTAGCTCTTTCATCCCCAAGGCTTGTGATTCCTACCGTGATTTTTGGATTGTCAGCTTTAATAGACCACTTCAAAAATAGTTTTTTCAGTTTTGAG GTTCTTCCAAGGATGATGGGTTTCCTCGCATACAAGGTTGCAGCTTTGGTTCAGGTCTACAGAGATAACGAGGATCTCCGCTTGATACTTCATGAGGAAGAGGATGCTGACCGTGAAAGCACTTGA